The window TTTATCTGTTTCTATGGCAAATCGGACTCCTTATTTTCTCCCCAAAGGGCATAAGCTTCTGGTCCTGCCTGATCTATTTTCTGGCTGCTGTTCGGATTCTGCTGTGCCTTCTGCCACATAACAAATGGCAGGAAAGACATCCCCCGGTCAGCTGGGGAATCTTCCGCAACGTGCCTTTTTTTCTATTGGGTACCATGGTTGCAGGATTGTTCTTTCTGCAAAGAAGCATAACGCCGGGTCTTGGCTTCATGTGGCTTGCCATTATCCTCAGCTTTGTTTTTTATCTTCCGGTAGTGCTCTGGTCCAGCCGGAATCCCAAAATAGGCATGCTGATGCTGCCAAAAACATGCGTTTATTTATGGATGCTGGTCATGTGCCTATCCTTGTGAACTGCAATCCTTCATAAAAAATAAAAAGGAGTGATCTTGTGATGCTTTGGTCAGGAGTAATAATCGGCGCTATTTCATTTCTTATTATCGGTATCTTTCATCCGATCGTGATTCATTGCCAATACTATTTTACGGATCGGATATGGCCTGTCTTTCTAATCGGAGGACTCATTTTTTGTGCATTGTCACTGTTCGCCCATCAAATCATCTTATCAGCCACATTGGCGGTAACAGGTTTCACCATGCTTTGGAGCATCGGAGAGCTTAAGGAGCAAACCAAGCGGGTGCAAAAAGGCTGGTTTCCTGAAAATCCCAATCGTGTCAAAAAGTAACCTTTCCCACAGGTATTCATTTGGTATTTACATAAAAATAAAAAATAGAAAGGAGTTTTATCATGAACGACGAGTACAAGAAATTAACCAATGAAGTTGGTGCTCCAGTAGCTGATAATGAGAACGCCCTCACAGCTGGCCCCCGGGGACCTGTGGTAATGCAGGACGTATGGCTGATGGAAAAGATGGCCCACTTCAACCGCGAGGTTATCCCTGAACGCCGCATGCATGCAAAGGGCTGGGGTGCTTACGGCAAATTAACCGTTACCCATGACATCTCCCAATATACCAAGGCCAAGGTTCTGCAGCCCGGTGCTGAGACCGAATTATTCCTTCGCTTCTCCACAGTTGCAGGTGAGAGGGGGGCCGCTGACTGCGAACGGGACATCCGCGGTGTGGCTGTTAAGTTCTACACAGAGGAAGGGAACTGGGACTTAGTCGGCAATAACACCCCCACCTTCTTCATCCGTGATGTACATAATTTCTCCGATTTAAACCGTGCCGTAAAGCGAGACCCGCGCACCGGCCGCCGTTCCGCCCAGAATAACTGGGACTTCTGGACGCTGCTGCCTGAATGCTTTCATCAGATCACCGTGGTTATGAGCGACCGGGGCATTCCTGCTTCCTTCCGCAACATGCATTTCTTCGGCGAACACACCTTTTCCTTTTACAATGAAAAGAATGAGCGTTTTTGGTGCAAGTTCCATTTCAAGACCCAGCAGGGCATTAAAAACTTAAGCAACGAAGAAGCCGCCAAGATCAATGGCATGGACCGGGAATACCATGGAAAGGATTTATATGAAGCAATTGAGCGGGGCGATTTCCCCAAATGGACCATGTATGTGCAAATCATGACTGAGGAACAGGCCAAAAACCATTACGAGAATCCCTTTGACATTACGAAAATCTGGCGCCACAGGGAGTATCCCCTTATAGAAGTCGGCGAACTGGAGCTAAACCGGAATCCGGAAAACTTTTTTGCGGAGGTGGAGCAGTCCGCCTTTACTCCTGCTCACGTGGTTCCCGGCATCGGCTTTAGTCCGGACCGATTCCTTCAGGGACGGTTATTCTCTTACGGCGATGCACAACGTTACCGCCTGGGCGTAAACCACAATCAAATCCCGGTGAACCGTGCCAAGGTGGAAGTCAATGAGTATCACCGTGACGGCTCAATGCGTGTGGACGGCAACTACGGCGGCGCTCCTGCGTATTCTCCCAACAGCTACGGTGCCTGGACTGCCCAGCCTGAAGTTATGGAACCGCCTCTGGATCTGGAAGGCGCCATGTACCGTTACGACCCAAAGGATGACCCAACAGATGACTGCTTCCGTGCCGGCGGTGATTTATGGCGCGTACTGACGGAAGAAAAGAAACAGATCCTCATTGAAAATACTGCTGGAGATATAGCTCCTGTCACAGAGAATATCAAATACCGTCATGCGGTCCACTGCTATCTGGCTGATCCTGAGTATGGAGAGCGCTTTACAAAAGCTGCAGGTCTGTCCATGGATAAGGTCATGGAGCTTTCCAGGCTGGACAATAACGGCCTGATTCAGGCGACGCTTCCCAGTGCGATGTAACCAGATTTCTGCCAGATAAACGTATAAGTTAACAATGGATCATTATCCTTGCTCAACGTAAATAAAATAAGGGAGAGAATCCGCAAAATCCGGATTCCCTCCCTTATTTTTTCATGTATGCTGTATATGAAAAAACAGATAGTGAAACTTACGCCCGGATTTTCTCATCCGGGCGTATTTTAGATTACTATTAAATAATTATTTAGCCAATTAGTCATTACCGTATAAAGTAACCAGTTTTCTCAGGTATTCGTACCTGTCTTTTGCATCTGCCTCATTCCTTGCGAACAATTCAGCTGCTCTCTCAGGGTTCTTCATTGCTAAGGAAGCGTAACGAACCTCACCCTTTAAGAAATCCTGATATCCTTCTAATACAGGAGCCTTGCTGTCTAAGGTGAACTTCTTCTCAGCAGCTGGATTGTAACGGAAGTTGTTCCAGTAACCGCACTCTACAGCCAGCTTCTCTTCTGTCTGAGCCTTGGACATGCCCTTCTTGATACCATGGCTGATACAAGGAGCATAAGCGATGATCAGAGATGGTCCCGGATATGCCTCTGCTTCGGAGATTGCCTTAACAGTCTGTGCATAATCAGCGCCCATGGCGATCTGTGCCACATATACATAGCCATAGCTCATAGCGATGCTTGCTAAGTCTTTCTTTCTTGTTTCCTTACCGCCTGCAGCGAACTGTGCAACAGCACCTGTCTTGGTAGCCTTGGAAGACTGACCGCCGGTATTGGAATAGATCTCTGTATCGAATACCATAACGTTGATATCCCTGCCGCTTGCAAGAACATGATC of the Lacrimispora indolis DSM 755 genome contains:
- a CDS encoding DUF4491 family protein, with product MLWSGVIIGAISFLIIGIFHPIVIHCQYYFTDRIWPVFLIGGLIFCALSLFAHQIILSATLAVTGFTMLWSIGELKEQTKRVQKGWFPENPNRVKK
- a CDS encoding catalase, producing the protein MNDEYKKLTNEVGAPVADNENALTAGPRGPVVMQDVWLMEKMAHFNREVIPERRMHAKGWGAYGKLTVTHDISQYTKAKVLQPGAETELFLRFSTVAGERGAADCERDIRGVAVKFYTEEGNWDLVGNNTPTFFIRDVHNFSDLNRAVKRDPRTGRRSAQNNWDFWTLLPECFHQITVVMSDRGIPASFRNMHFFGEHTFSFYNEKNERFWCKFHFKTQQGIKNLSNEEAAKINGMDREYHGKDLYEAIERGDFPKWTMYVQIMTEEQAKNHYENPFDITKIWRHREYPLIEVGELELNRNPENFFAEVEQSAFTPAHVVPGIGFSPDRFLQGRLFSYGDAQRYRLGVNHNQIPVNRAKVEVNEYHRDGSMRVDGNYGGAPAYSPNSYGAWTAQPEVMEPPLDLEGAMYRYDPKDDPTDDCFRAGGDLWRVLTEEKKQILIENTAGDIAPVTENIKYRHAVHCYLADPEYGERFTKAAGLSMDKVMELSRLDNNGLIQATLPSAM